A genomic segment from Triticum dicoccoides isolate Atlit2015 ecotype Zavitan chromosome 1A, WEW_v2.0, whole genome shotgun sequence encodes:
- the LOC119295427 gene encoding uncharacterized protein LOC119295427, producing MFADMGFSFSAYSSSPSDYSYSYSPVFSHPHSDYSSFFSPSSSAALAQPSSLSLPLLHQQHQATVVAAPNDVAAAAMYHHLGDMGQPSLISEYDLGAEGDLFKAPEPIIEEPLLALDPVAEAISMMSGSGNTIKASDMSLSEALYECEKELMEESAIEETISELLDAKIPMLQVEDMPGELMSTTTAAAGECLVQKSVSSGCLNSADWINGLAMQPNFFNFQGLDLEAAFGLRRAYSEGDVQILGANTPPAGIAANVHAAGERLLTISDLKREERKQKLNRYREKKIQRNFGRKIKYACRKVLADSQPRVRGRFVKMDVGDMLKPRK from the exons atgttcgCCGACATGGGCTTTAGCTTCTCCGCCTACTCTTCTTCGCCATCGGACTACTCCTACTCATACTCCCCTGTCTTCTCCCACCCCCACTCAGACTACTCCTccttcttctctccctcttcctccGCTGCTCTGGCACAACCATCATCGCTATCTCTGCCTCTCCTGCATCAACAACATCAAGCCACTGTTGTTGCTGCGCCCAacgacgtcgccgccgccgccatgtacCACCACCTC GGAGACATGGGGCAGCCATCCCTGATATCAGAGTATGACCTTGGAGCAGAAGGCGACCTGTTCAAGGCTCCGGAGCCCATAATCGAGGAACCGCTGCTCGCCCTCGACCCGGTCGCAGaggccatctcgatgatgtccggCAGCGGCAACACCATCAAGGCGTCGGACATGAGCCTGAGTGAGGCGCTGTACGAGTGCGAGAAGGagctcatggaggagtcggccatcgAGGAGACCATATCCGAGCTGCTGGACGCCAAGATCCCCATGCTGCAGGTCGAGGACATGCCCGGAGAGCTCATGTCGACAACGACTGCTGCCGCCGGCGAGTGCTTGGTCCAGAAGAGCGTCAGCTCCGGGTGCCTCAACTCGGCGGACTGGATCAACGGTTTGGCGATGCAGCCCAACTTCTTCAACTTCCAAGGGCTCGACTTGGAGGCCGCGTTCGGGCTCCGGCGAGCCTACAGCGAGGGTGACGTTCAG ATCCTTGGTGCCAACACCCCTCCAGCTGGGATCGCGGCAAATGTGCACGCAGCTGGTGAGAGGCTTCTGACCATCAGTGACCTGAAACGTGAGGAAAGGAAACAGAAGCTCAACAGGTACAGGGAGAAGAAGATCCAGAGGAACTTCGGCAGAAAGATCAAG TATGCTTGCAGGAAGGTTCTAGCAGACAGCCAACCGAGGGTGCGAGGGAGGTTCGTCAAGATGGATGTCGGCGACATGCTCAAGCCAAGGAAGTAG